ACTGATCGTACTGCTGGGGCGCGCGGGACACATGTGTGTGCTCGCCCGGACACGCACCCCCGATGGACGGCAGGCATGGTTCCGCGCTACAGGAGAGGCGGCTGTGGATCAGGCCAGCGTCGACGCCTATGTTGCAAGGCAGATGGAACGGGACCCGGATCTGTGGGTTCTTGAATTCGACGCACCTGATCTGGTGCCACCGTTTGAAGCAAGGCTGATATGAAAGACGTGTTTCCACAGGACTGAAAGCAGGCAATCCGCTCTGGCGTACGGTGTGGCATCTCGCACACACTCGGCCACGACAGTTCGCCCGGCTGCCCCAGGCGGCGGATAAAGGTGGCTACAATGGATTGTCAGGGCTGGTTTCTTTCAGCAAAAGAATGCTGATGCTGATC
This portion of the Komagataeibacter sp. FNDCF1 genome encodes:
- a CDS encoding DUF1491 family protein, which gives rise to MEDARLKTGIWIRAMLRQAGQTGNPGMVLHHGDEDAGEVLIVLLGRAGHMCVLARTRTPDGRQAWFRATGEAAVDQASVDAYVARQMERDPDLWVLEFDAPDLVPPFEARLI